The Arachis duranensis cultivar V14167 chromosome 9, aradu.V14167.gnm2.J7QH, whole genome shotgun sequence genomic sequence TTATAAAGTTTGATGTAATGCATCCCCCTTATATCATTTTGTGCCTGTTTAAAATCTTTAATTGGCTTTGATATTTGTTcttgtatatattattttattgatattgtaATCTAACGAGATATTGTCCCCtttaaaaaagaattatgtttcaCACGATGGGTTGTTTTAATTTCTAGTAAGGTGCAaccaaaagaaatatatatgtatgattCTTACTGAATAATTGTGTCTGGCTTCTGAAATCATGATGTCGAAGTTGTTTGATAAAATGGCAGCCAATATATGCTATGTATAAGGCATAATATATGTTTATGCTTATGTACGTTAGGGACTTGCTGCTTTCTGAGGAAAATATCCCTGGAAATTTCTAGTAACATCCTTTCTGTGATAGATGAAACATGCCTCTACATACGATTGTGTTCTTTGTTTCACTATTATGATAAAGAGTTATAATCATTGATATGTTGGTTTTCTACTTTTCTTCACCTTTTTGTTTATTCCGTTGTCTTTCCATGGTTGCTCATTAGTTTTGACATTGTTTACACAGGCATCTTTGAAGAccgagagggagaagaagaaggaaacatATTTCCCAATGAGGAAATATGCCATCAAGGTGTAGGAGTCTAtgcatatttaattttatattgcgCATTTACCAGTTATAGTTGGCAAATTTTGAGGTAGTTTCATGTTGGAGTTATTTGTTGTCTTCAAATTTTACCTATTTGGACCTTTTGTTTCTCTTTGAAATGGATTTATGATCAAAATTGAGGATTACATTGAGTTTTGTCATGACTTTTATCCGCATTGTTGTTTTTtctgttcttttcttttttgttgttttgttgaGATCGCTGCATGAAAGATTAAACTTCCTCCTACTCACCATTGAGAAGTGAGCCAAATGGCATTGTCTTTTCATATGCATAGTATTGCTTAACTACTATCTTGATGTAACCTGCAACACTTGAAACATGGAATGATTATCGTTGAttattaaatattcaaatatgaGTAAAATCCAATATGACATACATATTCGTTGTGTATAGTGATTTAGTATTGTAATGAGTACCTTGTGAATATCTTCTAACCTTTATATTAAGGTGAAGAATATTCACATGCAATTGTCTTAATGTGAAGTTGGAAGAATTGGTAGATAATATTTAGTTAAATATGTTAAATCATCTAATGATGTTTAACTAGCAACTTTAGTGATGACAATAGCATATGAGGTTTTACTTTATATTAatctatattttaaaatatataagaaagTTAGCTTGTGTCAAGGCACCGTTTGTCAACTgcttaattagaattttaactTCCTGATGCCTGccatttttaattcaattccaaTCTGAAATATTGTTACATGGCCGTCAAGTACAAGTATTGTTAAAGCACCTTCATCAAAATGGGATTCAATAACCTGCAAGAGTTATATATTTACTTTGGTTGAATGCAAATTGCAAAGATGCCCTTAACACAAGCGGTTCCCGTATCCAAAGTAATTGAGTTCATGAAATCccatttttaagattttcagAAATGGAAGCAGCAATCCAAAAGGTAAGCTTGAATTACAAATGATCCAGACTTGTAAACATAAGCTGCAATATAGAACATTGTTGTTCCCACTGGTTTTAGTTGTGCTATTTGAGATGCATGAGTTTGAATATAGTTGATCCAAAATTATATACTctactttcaaaatttttcagaaAACTTAAATCATTTAGAAAGAAAAGTAAGGCATGTGAATTTGATGATAAAATTCATGTACTACTGTCGGTGACAGCGTAGACACTAACCACGTTTACGAAGATGAAGAAGATTTACAACAATTACTTTACAACTTTTTCAAATTATGAGCCGAGAAAAATCATCCTCATTTTCATGCTTCATATACTTGGTTTATATATTCCATGTACGTCAAGAAATTTGAGATGTGGCCAAAAGAAATGGCGAGGGGGAAACTAAAAACGCACGTCAGACCTCAAAATTCATCTTATATATTATGTCCGTGCTTGGATAACATTTCACTAATGAAAATTGAATAGTGATAGATACAGATAACGAAAAGTAGTGTCAAGCACAACGCATGCTTATGTATACAAGAGTGATGTTAGCAGTATTAGACTCTATAAAGAACCATTAACGAAACCTATTAAACCTTGTATTATGTGTAGTATGTCAATGGTGACACAAACCAGAAGGTGTAATCCTGTAAATGCAATTAACCTTAATTGGGAACCAGATTGTCTTTTGGCCTAGCAATGGATTGCCAACCTGAACACAACTGGAGGATCTCTCTGAGAGAGTGGTCAGCTGATTCCATTGTCCATGTTGGATAGTATTCACTTGGATGGAACATTGCTTCTTCATTGTTTCGTGTTAGTAAGCATGGCTGAGCACCATTCAGAAGCATGTCTCCTTCAGATACAATTGTGCCAGACCTCGCCACTTCCTTATCTGCCGCCTACAAAACCGTTTTCAATCACAACCATTGGTATCGTGATCTGAATTTAGAGATGGAAAATGGATTCAAAAGGAGTAAATTCTAGAATACAATAGGCCATGAATGCGGATTATGGAGTAAGGAGCAGATCAATTTACCTTCTCGgtataaaattcaaaagtctTCTTCTTAGCTCCTGCTTCGTATATGTTGCACTGGGAGTATATCTGtaaaggattttaaaatttaaacaaccaaatttttgacaTGCTTGCAATTTTAAAAGCTGAGAATGAAAGAATGAAACTGACCTGAGATTCGACGCTAGCACAAATAGCATATATAGCCCAATTTCTGGTGTAATTGTTGTACAGATGAACTTTTCCAAATCTCACACGAGGTTGTCTTTGCCGTGTTCCATCGAAGAAACAATGATGAATTGTTACCCGGATGCACCTATCACCAACATGTGATGGATCAGCTCCAATCAGCATGGTCTTGTCATGCTGCGCAAAGTAACATCTGGTGCCAAAAGTGAAGTAACTGGTTATAAATACAGAACAATCAATTAATCATTCTAGTTCATTTTAAAGTGAAGACAATGAACTGACCTAGATACAGTAATATCTGTGCTTTGTCTTGTAATGTCTATAAGCCCATCGTCGTAATCACGAAGGCTGCATCGATCTATCCATATGTGCCTGGAATTTGGTTTTATCTGAATGCCGTCGACATCATGACCCCTACCACCCTCAAACTCAAGGTTGCATACAATTATGTGCTCACATTCTTTCAGCCTTAAACCCTTTCCAGTTAGTTTTATCCTCTGCCCTCGGCCATCAATTGTTTTGTAAGATGACACACTCAGGTACGACGAAAGGTGAATTGTACCAGAGACTCCAAAAACAATCCACAGTGGCTCCTTTTCACGACACCCCTGGCGAAGGGATCCCGGACCATCGTCTGAAAGCAAAACAAATAGAttatcagaaaaaaaaaaatccatataAACAACACAAGAACAcataaaaatgttaaatttacatGTATATAGCTTCCACTGAATTGAACAAATAAATCAGGCATCAGCATATGATCTGGCCAATCATGTTAAACAAAAACAGAACAAGGGTTCAACACTTCCCTCCCATCAAACCATTGCCTATCTCTACACATTGCTGTCAACAGAACCTCATTTTTCATTATCAAAGCAACCAGTTGCACCTTCGGAACACAACACAATGATTCTGAAAATATCTAACCTAACAACGGCATTCAATAAAgtcctaatttttattttcccaGATAAAAAATAAAGCCATGTTAATCCCTGACCCTGATCACACATGTCAAATtgatcaaaaattttaaattgagcTACAAACATGGAAGCAAATGGGAAAAAATAAGAATACCCTATTGGAAAAGAGTGCAACTTTATCAAATTCattgagaaaagagagaaaggacAATAATAGGGCGGGAAGAGGGGAATGAAAGAAGAACCTGAAAGGGTGGTGACGACATAGAGAGAACCGTGGAGGCCACCAATGGCGTGGCGGCCGAAGCCCTCGGCGGAACCAGCAAGGGCCCTCAAACTGGAATCAACATCTGCATACGGCAGCACCGACACCATCTTCGTCTTCAATGCTTCTGCTACACCCAATCCCTCTTTCACAATACaacctttcttctcttttttgttttgttttttgttttctttgttttttgtttttcgttttttgttttgtttttgtttttttgttgtttcttttttttgttaacttTTTAAACTATTCTGTTCATTACttcattttattcttttattttttttaacctgGTTTTGGgaataaattttaaacaattaaaattagtaaatactaaatataaaatatgtatctttaaagtttataaatgatcaaaatattttaaggatttaattaatatgtgtcttaaaaatacatgataaatttatcattagtaaaaaattttaaatattatcatttaatgaatataaaacaaatacattagaaatttaaactttatatatctttaataaaaatatttttaatttataaaattaacatgTATTCTTAGAATACATGATAGATAAAACTATGTTAAGACCTTAATCATCTTAAAGTTCTATAGAAgtataataacaaaattattatttatacattaaaatttggTATTCTTATTACTCATTATGGCTTCTGTTCTAAGTAATA encodes the following:
- the LOC107467724 gene encoding probable pectate lyase 4, with protein sequence MVSVLPYADVDSSLRALAGSAEGFGRHAIGGLHGSLYVVTTLSDDGPGSLRQGCREKEPLWIVFGVSGTIHLSSYLSVSSYKTIDGRGQRIKLTGKGLRLKECEHIIVCNLEFEGGRGHDVDGIQIKPNSRHIWIDRCSLRDYDDGLIDITRQSTDITVSRCYFAQHDKTMLIGADPSHVGDRCIRVTIHHCFFDGTRQRQPRVRFGKVHLYNNYTRNWAIYAICASVESQIYSQCNIYEAGAKKKTFEFYTEKAADKEVARSGTIVSEGDMLLNGAQPCLLTRNNEEAMFHPSEYYPTWTMESADHSLREILQLCSGWQSIARPKDNLVPN